The following are encoded together in the Osmerus eperlanus chromosome 18, fOsmEpe2.1, whole genome shotgun sequence genome:
- the LOC134039030 gene encoding uncharacterized protein LOC134039030, translated as MKTTAPAPTPPSPAPTLPPPAPTPPPPSPAPTPPPPAPTPPPPSPAPTLPPPAPTPPPPSPAPTPPPPAPTPGTSHQTQDRLTTSEGHQGSVKENNLWLLLDNQVSDTWRVQSTTASATIEVQRYLVDAYLDRVEDPLVYWARNAVVFPHLYKLAMVHLAIPATSVPCERIFSKAGHVVDNKLNRLSPGIPAHSSYPPC; from the exons ATGAAAACAACAGCACCAGCTCCCACGCCACCGTCACCAGCTCCCACGCTACCTCCACCAGctcccacaccacctccaccttcaccagctcccacaccacctccaccagctcCCACGCCACCTCCACCGTCACCAGCTCCCACGCTACCTCCACCAGCTCCCACgccacctccaccttcaccagctcccacaccacctccaccagctcCCACGCCTGGCACCAGCCATCAGACACAAGATAGACTAACAACATCAGAG GGACACCAGGGGAGTGTCAAAGAAAATAACCTGTGGTTACTCCTTGACAACCAAGTGAGTGACACATGGAGAGTGCAGAGCACTACCGCTAGTGCTACAATTGAGGTACAACGGTACCTGGTAGATGCCTACCTGGACAGAGTGGAAGACCCCTTGGTTTACTGGGCCAGAAATGCAGTGGTCTTCCCTCACCTTTATAAACTGGCAATGGTCCATCTGGCCATCCCTGCAACCTCGGTGCCATGTGAGCGCATTTTCTCGAAGGCTGGCCACGTGGTTGATAACAAACTTAATCGCCTGAGCCCAG GCATCCCGGCGCACAGCAGCTATCCACCATGTTGA